A region from the Cervus elaphus chromosome 10, mCerEla1.1, whole genome shotgun sequence genome encodes:
- the ZC3H7A gene encoding zinc finger CCCH domain-containing protein 7A, producing MSSVSEERRKRQQNIKEGLQFIQSPLSYPGTQEQYAVYLRALVRNLFNEGNDVYRERDWNHSMSQYSEALSIADYAKSEEILIPKEIIEKLYINRIACYSNMGFHDKVLEDCDTVLSLNASNYKALYRKSKALSDLGRFREAYDAVAKCSLAVPQDEHVIKLTQELAQKLGFKIRKAYVRAELSLKSVPGDGATKALNCSVEDIEPDILTPRQEALSVVSIPASSFSHQVGNELASVSIMPLTSVLPLQVEESSLPSTVLANGGKIPFSTPEAFLDDGDMVLGDEIDDLLDSAPETNETVMPSALVRGPLPAASVGPSVPFSAASLLGALPIGARYAPAPSFSELYPPLTSSLEDFCSSLNSFSMSESKRDLSTSTSREGTALNNSNSSLLLMNGPGSLFASENFLGISSHPRNDFGNFFGSAVTKPASSVTPRHPLEGTHELRQACQICFIKSGPKLMDFTYHANLDHKCKKDILIGRIKNVEDKSWKKIRPRPTKTNYEGPYYICKDVAAEEECRYSGHCTFAYCQEEIDVWTLERKGAFSREAFFGGNGKISFTVFKLFQEHLGEFIFLCEKCFDHKPRMISKRNKDNSTSCSHPVTKHEFEDNKCLVHILRETTVKYSKIRSFHGQCQLDLCRHEVRYGCLREDECFYAHSLVELKVWILQNETGISHDDIAQESKRYWQNLEANVPGAQVLGNQIMPGSLNMKIKFVCAQCLRNGQVIEPDKNRKYCSAKARHSWTKDRRAMRVMSIERKKWMNIRPLPTKKQMPLQFDLCNHIASGKKCQYVGNCSFAHSPEEREVWTYMKENGIQDMEQFYELWLKSQKNEKSDDAASQSSKENGKQIHMPTDYAEVTVDFHCWMCGKNCNSEKQWQGHISSEKHKEKVFHTEDDQYCWQHRFPTGYFSICDRYMNGTCTEGSSCKFAHGNAELHEWEERRDALKMKLNKARKDHLIAPNDNDFGKYSFLFKDLN from the exons gtatatttACGTGCTCTTGTGAGAAATCTTTTTAATGAAGGAAATGATGTTTATCGTGAACGTGATTGGAACCACTCTATGAGTCAGTATTCAGAAGCTTTGAGTATAGCTGATTATGCAAAGTCTGAAGAAATTTTAATCCCTAAAGAAATCAttgaaaaactatatataaatCGTATTGCTTGCTATTCCAATATG GGTTTCCATGATAAAGTTTTAGAAGACTGTGATACAGTCCTCAGTTTAAATGCCAGTAACTACAAAGCTCTGTATCGGAAATCTAAGGCTCTAAGTGATTTAGGAAGATTCAGAGAGGCTTATGATGCTGTAGCAAAGTGCTCCTTGGCAGTGCCTCAG GATGAACATGTAATAAAACTAACTCAAGAACTAGCTCAGAAATTgggatttaaaataagaaaagcataTGTTAGAGCCGAG ctcTCACTAAAATCAGTTCCTGGGGATGGGGCTACAAAG GCTTTGAACTGTTCTGTGGAAGATATTGAACCAG ATATATTAACTCCGAGGCAAGAAGCACTTTCTGTTGTTTCTATACCCGCATCCAGTTTTTCTCACCAAGTTGGAAATGAGCTGGCCTCAGTTTCCATTATGCCCTTGACTTCTGTTTTGCCACTGCAAGTGGAAGAGAGTTCTCTGCCATCGACAGTGTTGGCAAATGGAGGAAAGATCCCCTTCAGCACGCCGGAAGCGTTTTTAGATGATGGAGATATGGTCCTTGGAGATGAAATAGATGATCTCCTGGAttctgcacctgaaactaatgaaACCGTCATG CCGTCAGCCTTAGTCAGAGGCCCCCTCCCAGCTGCCAGCGTTGGCCCGAGTGTCCCTTTCTCGGCGGCGTCTCTTTTGGGCGCCTTGCCCATCGGGGCGAGGTACGCACCTGCGCCCTCCTTCTCGGAGCTGTATCCACCATTGACTTCATCCTTAGAAGATTTCTGTTCttctttaaattcattttcaatGAGTGAATCCAAACGAG atcTGTCCACCTCAACTTCTAGAGAGGGAACAGCGCTTAACAACAGTAATTCTTCCCTTTTACTT ATGAATGGACCAGGCAGTCTGTTTGCTTCTGAGAATTTCCTGGGAATTTCAAGTCACCCTCGGAATGACTTTGGAAACTTTTTTGGAAGTGCAGTAACTAAACCCGCTTCTTCAGTGACCCCAAGACATCCCCTTGAAGGAACCCATGAACTGAGACAAGCTTGCCAGATCTGTTTTATAAAATCAG gCCCTAAGCTAATGGATTTCACTTATCATGCTAATCTAGACCATAAATGTAAGAAAGATATTTTAATTGGTAGGATAAAGAATGTAGAAGATAAATCATGGAAAAAAATACGTCCAAGaccaacaaaaacaaattatGAAGGCCCTTATTATATATGTAAAG ATGTTGCCGCTGAGGAGGAATGTAGATATTCAGGCCACTGCACATTTGCTTATTGCCAGGAGGAGATAGATGTCTGGACGCTGGAGCGGAAGGGGGCGTTCAGCAGAGAGGCTTTCTTTGGTGGCAATGGAAAGATCAGCTTTACCGTGTTCAAACTGTTCCAGGAGCATCTTGGAGAATTTATATTCCTTTGTGAG AAATGTTTTGATCATAAGCCTAGAATGAtaagtaaaagaaacaaagataattcTACATCATGTTCTCATCCGGTTACAAAGCATGAATTTGAAGACAATAA GTGCCTTGTCCACATTTTGCGAGAGACAACAGTCAAGTATTCCAAAATACGTTCTTTTCACGGCCAGTGTCAGCTTGATTTATGCCGACATGAGGTTCGATATGGCTGTTTAAGAGAAGACGAATGCTTTTATGCACATAGTCTCGTAGAATTGAAAGTCTGGATATTGCAAAATGAAACAG GTATCTCACATGATGATATTGCCCAGGAATCTAAACGATATTGGCAAAATTTGGAAGCAAACGTACCTGGAGCTCAG GTACTTGGCAATCAAATAATGCCTGGATCCCTTAATATGAAGATAAAATTTGTATGTGCTCAGTGTCTGAGAAACGGCCAAGTCATTGAAccagacaaaaacagaaaatattgcaGTGCAAAAGCAAGGCATTC GTGGACCAAAGATCGTCGTGCGATGAGAGTGATGTCTATTGAACGTAAGAAGTGGATGAACATCCGTCCTCTTCCCACAAAGAAACAAATGCCTTTACAGTTTGAT CTGTGCAATCATATTGCTTCTGGGAAAAAATGTCAGTATGTTGGAAACTGTTCCTTTGCTCACAGTCCTGAGGAACGAGAAGTGTGGACCTACATGAAGGAGAACGGGA tACAAGATATGGAGCAGTTTTATGAACTCTGGCTAAAgagccaaaaaaatgaaaaaagtgatgATGCAGCCAGTCAGTCCAGCAAAGAGAATGGAAAGCAAATCCACATGCCGACGGATTACGCGGAAGTTACT GTGGACTTTCACTGCTGGATGTGCGGGAAGAACTGCAACAGTGAGAAGCAGTGGCAGGGCCACATCTCCTCCGAGAAGCACAAAGAGAAGGTCTTCCACACCGAAGACGACCAGTACTGCTGGCAGCACCGCTTTCCCACGGGGTATTTTAGTATTTGTGATAG GTATATGAATGGTACCTGCACAGAAGGAAGCAGCTGTAAATTTGCACACGGCAACGCTGAACTTCATGaatgggaagagagaagagacGCCCTAAAGATGAAGCTCAACAAAGCCCGAAAAGATCACTTAATTGCCCCCAACGATAATGACTTTGGAAAATATAGTTTTTTGTTTAAAGATTTAAACTAA